One genomic segment of Candidatus Berkiella aquae includes these proteins:
- the orn gene encoding oligoribonuclease, with protein MNEKLSNLIWIDLEMTGLDTQNDQIIEIATLITDSQLNVLAEGPNLAIHQSDEILAKMDEWNTKQHKQSGLTERVRKSTITLEEAQQRTLAFVSQYTSPRSSPMCGNTVCQDRRFLHRLMPSLEAYFHYRHLDVSTVKELAKMWAPTVFKGLNKESKHLALDDIKESIDELRYYRDHFFHLEDKGSQSS; from the coding sequence ATGAATGAAAAACTAAGCAATTTAATTTGGATAGACCTTGAGATGACTGGCTTAGATACCCAGAATGATCAGATCATTGAAATCGCAACGCTGATTACTGATAGCCAATTAAATGTGCTCGCTGAAGGCCCAAACTTGGCAATTCACCAAAGTGATGAGATTTTGGCAAAAATGGACGAATGGAATACCAAGCAACATAAACAATCAGGATTAACGGAACGCGTTCGTAAAAGCACCATTACCCTTGAAGAAGCGCAACAAAGAACATTGGCTTTTGTTTCGCAATATACTTCACCACGATCATCCCCAATGTGTGGAAACACGGTCTGTCAGGATCGTCGTTTTTTGCATCGTTTAATGCCAAGTTTAGAAGCTTATTTTCATTATCGGCATTTAGATGTCAGTACGGTAAAAGAGCTGGCAAAAATGTGGGCACCTACTGTTTTCAAAGGGCTTAACAAAGAATCTAAACATCTAGCCTTAGATGATATTAAAGAGTCTATTGATGAGCTGCGATATTATCGCGATCATTTTTTTCATCTTGAAGATAAAGGGAGTCAGTCTTCATGA
- the efp gene encoding elongation factor P, whose protein sequence is MATYSTNEFRPGLKIMQDNDPCTIIENEFVKPGKGQAFNRTKFRNLKTGRVLEKTFKSGDTVEAADVVDVEMQFLYFDGEHWHFMVPESFEQHEMNAKVVDETAKWLKEQDICIVTLWNGSPLSVAPPNFVTLAITETDPGLRGDTSGGGTKSATLETGAVIRVPLFLEIGDSVKVDTRNAEYVSRAK, encoded by the coding sequence ATGGCAACATATAGTACCAATGAGTTTCGTCCCGGGTTAAAAATCATGCAGGATAATGATCCGTGCACCATCATCGAAAATGAATTTGTTAAACCAGGCAAAGGCCAAGCATTTAATAGAACCAAGTTCCGCAACTTAAAAACGGGGCGTGTGCTTGAAAAAACCTTTAAATCAGGTGACACGGTTGAGGCTGCGGATGTCGTGGATGTTGAAATGCAATTCTTGTATTTCGATGGTGAACATTGGCATTTCATGGTACCTGAATCTTTCGAACAACATGAGATGAATGCAAAAGTGGTTGATGAAACAGCAAAATGGCTGAAAGAGCAAGATATTTGCATTGTGACCTTATGGAATGGTTCCCCCTTATCCGTGGCGCCTCCTAATTTTGTGACATTAGCCATTACCGAGACCGATCCAGGTTTACGAGGTGACACTTCAGGCGGTGGTACTAAATCTGCCACGTTAGAAACCGGTGCTGTCATTCGCGTACCGCTGTTCTTAGAAATTGGTGATAGTGTGAAAGTTGATACTCGTAATGCAGAGTATGTTTCACGAGCAAAATAG
- the epmB gene encoding EF-P beta-lysylation protein EpmB: MITQPLVLQQQPDWQQALRQMITDPTTLLQMLDLSEKDIAWQWDKQFPLRVSESFVRRMRKADPNDPLLRQVLSTPEESHSSNKYSTDPLQEARFNPVPGLLHKYPSRVLITLTSSCAIHCRYCFRRHFPYKKNNPGRQWDAIFSYLENQPDVFEVILSGGDPLMASDKTLSAFLQELAKIRHIELLRFHTRLPVVIPERITSTLLATLDNRFHTTIVYHINHARELIPQIAEGVAKIRKQGIQVLNQSVLLRDINDNVECLKNLSLALFKSGIMPYYLHMLDKVAGSEHFEISLAKAQHLQQALRESLPGYLVPKFVKELPNAFCKIPLETLTVSQFES, encoded by the coding sequence ATGATAACCCAACCTCTTGTCTTGCAACAACAACCTGACTGGCAGCAAGCGCTACGGCAAATGATAACGGATCCAACCACCCTTCTTCAGATGCTTGATCTGTCGGAAAAAGACATTGCATGGCAATGGGATAAACAATTCCCTTTACGTGTTTCAGAGAGTTTTGTGCGTCGGATGCGAAAAGCAGACCCTAATGATCCCTTGCTTCGCCAAGTACTGAGCACCCCTGAAGAAAGCCATTCATCAAACAAATATTCTACCGATCCATTACAAGAAGCTCGTTTTAATCCAGTACCCGGTCTTTTACATAAATATCCCTCAAGAGTGCTCATCACGCTCACCAGTAGCTGTGCTATTCATTGTCGTTATTGCTTTAGACGCCACTTTCCCTATAAGAAAAATAACCCGGGACGGCAATGGGATGCTATTTTCAGTTATCTTGAAAATCAACCCGACGTATTTGAAGTTATTTTAAGTGGCGGGGATCCTTTAATGGCAAGTGATAAAACCTTGTCTGCTTTTTTACAAGAACTTGCCAAAATTCGCCATATTGAATTATTGCGTTTTCATACGCGTTTGCCGGTTGTGATCCCAGAACGTATTACCTCAACACTATTAGCAACATTAGATAATCGTTTTCATACAACGATTGTCTATCATATTAACCATGCCAGAGAACTCATTCCTCAAATAGCTGAGGGTGTCGCAAAAATAAGAAAACAAGGAATACAGGTCTTAAACCAGTCGGTTCTGTTGCGAGATATCAATGATAATGTTGAATGCCTGAAAAATTTATCATTAGCATTATTTAAATCAGGGATCATGCCTTATTATTTACATATGCTAGATAAAGTAGCAGGCAGTGAACACTTTGAAATTTCTCTTGCCAAAGCTCAACATCTTCAACAAGCATTACGAGAAAGCCTCCCGGGTTACCTCGTACCCAAATTTGTCAAAGAGCTACCAAACGCTTTCTGTAAAATTCCGCTGGAAACACTCACAGTTTCTCAATTTGAGAGTTAA
- the asd gene encoding archaetidylserine decarboxylase (Phosphatidylserine decarboxylase is synthesized as a single chain precursor. Generation of the pyruvoyl active site from a Ser is coupled to cleavage of a Gly-Ser bond between the larger (beta) and smaller (alpha chains). It is an integral membrane protein.) — protein sequence MQVPFEVWRQNYLPQHFISWCYGKLSHCQIPWFKNWAIQRFIRLYGINMQEAIEQDATAYPSFHDFFIRHLKPELRPVDHTPNAVCAPCDGVISQIGRIENGTLVQAKNHSYSVSALLGGDIDPKPFQNGHFTTIYLAPKDYHRVHMPCLGTLERMSYLPGDLFSVNPLTATHVDQLFARNERVVSLFKNQEGPFAMVLVGAMIVGNIATRWAGHISSQRNKEPLHIQYPQTQEQHIVLDKGEEMGYFSLGSTVIMLFAENLRWEKEYSQDSRIVVGQRIGQFLP from the coding sequence GTGCAAGTTCCGTTTGAAGTTTGGCGTCAAAATTATTTACCACAACATTTTATTTCATGGTGCTATGGCAAGTTATCGCATTGCCAAATCCCATGGTTTAAAAATTGGGCGATTCAACGCTTTATTCGGCTCTATGGCATCAATATGCAAGAAGCGATAGAACAAGACGCCACAGCCTATCCTTCTTTCCATGATTTCTTTATCCGTCACCTTAAACCAGAATTGCGCCCTGTTGATCATACGCCTAATGCGGTTTGCGCCCCTTGTGACGGTGTGATTAGCCAAATCGGCCGAATTGAAAACGGTACCTTAGTACAAGCTAAAAATCATTCTTACAGCGTTAGCGCACTCTTAGGCGGTGATATCGATCCTAAACCATTTCAAAATGGACATTTCACCACCATCTATCTTGCTCCTAAAGATTATCACCGTGTTCATATGCCATGCCTTGGTACTTTAGAACGAATGTCTTACCTTCCTGGCGATTTATTTTCGGTTAACCCACTAACAGCCACACATGTCGATCAGCTCTTTGCTCGCAATGAACGCGTGGTTTCTCTCTTTAAAAATCAAGAGGGGCCATTTGCAATGGTGCTCGTTGGCGCCATGATTGTTGGCAACATTGCGACTCGCTGGGCAGGCCATATTAGCTCGCAAAGAAACAAAGAACCGCTTCATATTCAATACCCTCAAACGCAAGAGCAGCATATAGTGTTAGACAAAGGCGAAGAAATGGGTTATTTTTCTCTCGGTTCTACTGTAATTATGTTGTTTGCTGAGAACTTGCGATGGGAAAAGGAATATTCCCAAGATTCTCGAATTGTCGTTGGCCAGCGGATCGGTCAGTTTCTGCCATGA
- the parC gene encoding DNA topoisomerase IV subunit A produces MSQSNVISFEGVERQPIEVFTEKAYLDYSMYVIMDRALPHLADGLKPVQRRIIYAMSELGLNAMAKYKKSARTVGDVLGKFHPHGDSACYEAMVLLAQPFSYRYPLIDGQGNWGSPDDPKSFAAMRYTEAKLAKFAEIFLAELGQGTVEWAPNFDGTLEEPKTLPARLPTILLNGTTGIAVGMATDIPPHNLREIVDACIHILKNPKSKVQDLMQFVPGPDFPTDAEIITPADEIRKIYETGQGTIKMRAKIMHEDGTIIVTALPHQVSGAKVLEQIAAQMQAKKLPMVEDLRDESDHENPTRLVIEPRSAKIDKEALMSHLYATTDLERTYRVNMNVIGLNGRPQVKNLLELLTEWLVFRTETVRKRLQYELEKVKSRLHILDGLLIAFLNIDEVIAIIRHEDNPKAVLMKRYALSDIQADAILDLKLRHLAKLEEQKIKGEQKELAATRDKLQQTLDSETKLKTLVRKELEQDAQTFGDARRSPLVVREQAQALKETDRAPAEPVTIILSNMGWVRQAKGHEVKGADLSYKAGDGFFMQVPGKSTEFVYFLDSTGRSYALLPHTLPSARGQGEPLTAKLKPPAGATFVGMLSIPLQEKVLLLANNGYGFITKVEELATKNRSGKALLKVANDAKALAPLILNANDTRLALLSDDGRLLVVDLSDVPEMTKGKGMKIAQVLAGKSGPEEMIIACCAFSHKDSLMLQAGRKQLVLKPKELDEYLSERGKRGQKLPKGFTQATILSSIPKG; encoded by the coding sequence ATGAGCCAAAGCAATGTTATTTCCTTTGAAGGCGTAGAACGTCAGCCTATCGAAGTCTTTACTGAAAAAGCCTATCTTGATTACTCGATGTACGTCATCATGGATAGAGCGTTGCCCCATCTTGCTGATGGTTTGAAACCCGTTCAGAGACGCATTATTTATGCGATGTCAGAACTGGGTTTAAATGCAATGGCAAAATATAAAAAATCGGCACGTACGGTGGGTGACGTGTTGGGTAAGTTTCATCCGCATGGTGATAGTGCTTGCTATGAAGCGATGGTGCTATTAGCACAGCCATTCTCTTATCGTTATCCATTAATTGATGGGCAAGGTAACTGGGGATCGCCAGATGATCCTAAATCCTTTGCCGCGATGCGTTATACAGAAGCAAAACTAGCAAAATTTGCTGAAATCTTTTTAGCAGAGCTAGGCCAAGGAACGGTTGAATGGGCTCCTAACTTTGATGGAACGTTGGAAGAACCCAAAACACTTCCCGCAAGATTACCCACTATTTTACTGAATGGTACGACGGGTATTGCGGTTGGGATGGCAACGGATATTCCACCGCATAATCTGAGAGAAATTGTTGACGCTTGTATTCACATCTTAAAAAATCCTAAATCGAAGGTGCAGGATTTAATGCAATTTGTTCCTGGGCCTGATTTTCCAACTGATGCGGAAATCATTACGCCTGCGGATGAAATTAGGAAAATCTATGAAACCGGGCAAGGCACGATTAAGATGCGTGCCAAAATTATGCATGAAGATGGTACCATTATTGTCACGGCTTTACCTCATCAAGTGTCAGGCGCAAAAGTTTTAGAGCAAATTGCGGCACAAATGCAGGCGAAAAAATTACCGATGGTTGAAGATTTACGAGATGAGTCTGATCATGAGAATCCTACTCGACTTGTTATTGAACCCCGTTCTGCGAAAATTGACAAAGAAGCGTTAATGTCACATTTGTATGCCACAACAGATTTAGAACGCACCTATCGCGTGAATATGAATGTGATTGGTTTAAATGGACGTCCGCAAGTTAAGAATTTATTAGAATTATTAACAGAGTGGTTGGTCTTTAGAACAGAAACTGTTCGTAAACGTTTGCAGTATGAGCTTGAAAAAGTAAAATCGCGTTTGCATATCTTAGACGGTTTGTTAATTGCATTTTTAAATATTGATGAAGTCATTGCCATTATCCGTCATGAAGACAATCCCAAAGCGGTATTGATGAAGCGTTATGCGCTATCGGATATTCAAGCAGATGCAATTTTAGATTTAAAATTACGTCACTTGGCCAAATTGGAAGAGCAAAAAATCAAAGGTGAACAAAAAGAATTAGCAGCAACTCGTGATAAATTGCAACAAACGTTGGATTCTGAGACAAAGCTCAAAACCTTAGTGCGCAAAGAATTAGAACAAGATGCACAAACTTTTGGTGATGCAAGACGCTCGCCGCTTGTGGTGCGTGAGCAAGCGCAGGCACTCAAAGAAACTGACAGAGCACCAGCAGAACCGGTTACCATTATTCTGTCTAATATGGGTTGGGTACGCCAAGCCAAAGGTCATGAAGTTAAGGGCGCTGATCTCAGTTACAAAGCGGGTGATGGTTTCTTTATGCAAGTGCCTGGTAAAAGCACGGAATTTGTTTATTTCTTAGATTCGACAGGGCGTAGTTATGCGCTGTTACCTCATACGTTGCCTTCAGCAAGAGGGCAAGGTGAGCCATTAACTGCCAAGCTGAAGCCACCAGCGGGTGCTACCTTTGTAGGAATGCTGAGTATTCCTTTACAAGAGAAGGTGCTATTGCTTGCTAATAACGGTTATGGCTTTATTACTAAAGTAGAAGAATTAGCAACCAAAAATCGCAGTGGCAAAGCCTTGTTGAAAGTTGCGAATGATGCAAAAGCATTAGCGCCTCTGATCTTAAATGCCAATGATACCCGTTTGGCTTTGTTAAGCGATGATGGGCGATTATTAGTGGTTGATTTAAGTGATGTGCCCGAAATGACTAAAGGTAAGGGCATGAAGATTGCGCAGGTATTGGCAGGTAAATCAGGTCCCGAAGAAATGATTATTGCTTGTTGTGCATTCTCACACAAAGACAGCCTTATGTTACAAGCAGGGCGTAAACAGCTCGTTTTAAAACCAAAAGAGCTGGATGAGTATTTGTCAGAACGTGGTAAGCGTGGTCAGAAACTGCCTAAAGGTTTTACCCAAGCAACCATTCTCAGCTCTATACCCAAAGGCTAG
- the parE gene encoding DNA topoisomerase IV subunit B produces the protein MAKQAYNAEAIEVLSGLDPVRKRPGMYTDTARPNHLAQEVIDNSVDEALAGHADEITVIHYKDGSLSVKDNGRGMPVDKHPEEKLSGVELILTRLHAGAKFSDKSYNFSGGLHGVGVSVVNALSKKLEVIVFRDGQEYQMTFKDGEVNTPLKKTGTVPKKETGTIIRFWPDHKYFDNGKFSISKLCHILKAKAVLCPGLRINFQEEGGESQTWYYADGLSAYLLESMQDKVCLPQEPFAGDFASDAETATWAVIWLPDGGEGLQESYVNLIPTALGGTHVNGLRSGLAEAMREFCETRNLLPRGIKLAPEDVWERAQYVLSVKMREPQFSGQTKERLASRQCAAFVSGVVKDAFSLWLHHHVEQGEELAQLAIQAAQTRLRQGKAVARKKLTQGPALPGKLADCSSQDPLRSELFLVEGDSAGGSAKQARDRVFQAVMPLRGKILNTWEVDVNEILSSQEVHDIAVAIGLDPGSEDLSKLRYGKVCILADADSDGQHIATLLCALFLKHFPSLVDKGHVFVAMPPLYRIDIGKEVYYALDDDEKDGILDRIKAEKKKGKVSIQRFKGLGEMNPMQLRETTMARDTRRLLQLHVPNPEAANTMLDMLLAKKRSTDRRQWLENKGDLAEINI, from the coding sequence ATGGCAAAACAAGCATATAACGCAGAAGCGATTGAAGTATTAAGTGGGTTAGATCCTGTTCGTAAACGTCCTGGCATGTATACCGATACAGCAAGGCCGAATCATTTGGCACAAGAAGTCATTGATAATAGTGTCGATGAAGCACTAGCAGGGCATGCGGATGAAATTACGGTCATCCATTACAAAGATGGTTCTTTAAGTGTTAAGGATAATGGCCGTGGTATGCCAGTTGATAAACACCCGGAGGAAAAATTATCGGGAGTTGAACTGATTTTAACCCGTTTGCATGCAGGGGCTAAATTCTCCGACAAAAGTTACAATTTTTCAGGTGGATTACATGGCGTCGGTGTTTCGGTAGTGAACGCATTATCGAAAAAACTAGAGGTTATTGTTTTTCGCGACGGCCAAGAGTATCAGATGACCTTCAAAGATGGTGAGGTCAATACACCCCTTAAAAAAACGGGAACAGTGCCAAAGAAAGAAACAGGTACTATTATTCGTTTTTGGCCTGATCATAAATATTTTGATAATGGCAAATTCTCTATTTCCAAGTTGTGTCACATTTTAAAAGCCAAAGCCGTCTTATGTCCTGGACTGCGTATCAACTTTCAAGAAGAAGGAGGGGAATCGCAAACTTGGTATTATGCTGATGGTTTAAGCGCTTATCTCTTAGAAAGCATGCAAGATAAAGTGTGTTTACCACAAGAGCCGTTTGCAGGAGATTTTGCTTCGGATGCCGAAACGGCAACTTGGGCAGTCATTTGGTTACCCGATGGCGGTGAAGGCTTACAAGAAAGTTATGTTAACTTAATTCCCACGGCATTAGGCGGTACCCATGTAAACGGGTTACGTAGTGGTTTGGCCGAAGCGATGCGAGAATTTTGTGAGACCCGTAATTTATTGCCAAGAGGCATTAAATTGGCACCCGAAGATGTGTGGGAACGTGCTCAATATGTATTGTCTGTCAAAATGCGTGAACCACAATTTTCAGGACAAACCAAAGAACGTTTAGCTTCCAGACAATGTGCCGCTTTTGTTTCGGGTGTTGTCAAAGATGCTTTTAGCTTATGGCTGCATCATCATGTTGAACAAGGTGAAGAATTAGCACAACTTGCGATTCAAGCTGCTCAAACTAGGTTGCGCCAAGGCAAAGCCGTTGCTCGTAAAAAACTGACACAAGGGCCTGCATTACCTGGCAAACTGGCAGATTGTTCCAGTCAAGATCCCTTGCGCAGCGAATTATTTTTAGTGGAAGGAGATTCTGCGGGCGGTTCAGCAAAGCAAGCTCGAGATCGCGTATTTCAAGCAGTCATGCCACTTCGCGGCAAAATTCTCAATACTTGGGAAGTGGATGTTAACGAAATTCTGTCCTCACAAGAGGTGCATGATATTGCGGTTGCCATTGGACTCGATCCAGGTAGCGAAGATTTGAGCAAATTGCGCTATGGCAAAGTTTGTATTTTGGCAGATGCTGATTCTGATGGACAGCATATTGCTACCTTATTATGTGCATTATTCTTGAAGCACTTTCCCAGTTTGGTGGATAAAGGCCATGTTTTTGTCGCAATGCCGCCACTTTATCGAATCGATATTGGCAAAGAAGTTTATTATGCCTTAGATGATGATGAAAAAGATGGCATTTTAGATAGAATCAAAGCTGAAAAGAAAAAAGGGAAAGTCAGCATTCAACGCTTTAAAGGGTTGGGTGAAATGAATCCCATGCAATTGCGAGAAACAACGATGGCAAGAGATACGCGCCGTCTATTGCAATTACATGTCCCTAATCCTGAGGCTGCTAATACAATGCTAGACATGTTATTAGCTAAGAAGCGATCAACCGATCGTCGGCAATGGCTAGAAAACAAAGGCGATTTAGCAGAGATCAATATTTAA
- a CDS encoding NUDIX domain-containing protein, translated as MTKWAWSPAWQQKDIEIKQKNLVYDGFFKMTEFHLRHRCFSGEWSPWLVREQIRRQDAAAILLVDLTHETLVMVEQIRIGLLGTLEKSPWMLEIVAGLLEPGESAEETIRREAQEEAHCQVSHLVKIGEFYNTPGGFAEKTMLFCAQVNQPQMEEGGVHTEHEDIRIHVLPIQDVLTAWEQGAFASSASTVIALQWLKEKMSNRQLASILKP; from the coding sequence GTGACAAAGTGGGCTTGGTCGCCAGCTTGGCAACAAAAAGATATTGAAATTAAGCAAAAAAACTTAGTTTATGATGGTTTTTTTAAAATGACGGAATTTCATTTACGTCATCGTTGTTTTTCAGGCGAATGGAGTCCTTGGCTAGTGAGGGAGCAGATCCGTCGTCAAGATGCTGCAGCCATTTTATTAGTCGATTTAACCCATGAAACGTTAGTCATGGTCGAACAAATACGGATTGGTTTACTGGGCACATTAGAAAAGAGCCCTTGGATGTTAGAGATCGTGGCAGGTTTATTGGAGCCTGGTGAAAGTGCAGAAGAAACGATTCGTCGCGAAGCGCAAGAGGAAGCACATTGTCAGGTAAGCCATTTAGTGAAAATTGGGGAGTTTTATAATACGCCAGGGGGTTTTGCAGAGAAAACCATGTTGTTTTGTGCTCAAGTAAACCAACCTCAAATGGAGGAAGGAGGTGTGCATACGGAGCATGAAGACATTCGCATTCATGTCTTGCCCATCCAGGATGTATTAACGGCTTGGGAGCAAGGCGCATTTGCATCCAGTGCTTCCACGGTTATCGCCTTACAATGGTTAAAAGAGAAGATGAGCAATCGACAACTTGCGTCTATACTCAAACCATGA
- a CDS encoding DUF1249 domain-containing protein gives MLPKEYDIGDAFRWDLGAVGLFEVILETRQTYTDVYRVAYRALQNSRWLTNFVVQLKLYHDASLAEVTAYLTPQGTMQLFSEPAPNKLPYWEKWQMNHLVCDALLCCLNHQGT, from the coding sequence TTGCTCCCAAAGGAGTATGACATTGGGGACGCATTTCGGTGGGATTTAGGTGCGGTAGGGCTTTTTGAAGTTATTTTAGAAACTCGACAAACATATACTGATGTTTATCGAGTTGCTTATCGTGCGTTACAAAATTCTAGATGGTTAACAAACTTTGTCGTGCAGTTAAAATTATATCATGACGCCTCCTTAGCAGAGGTGACCGCTTATTTGACCCCCCAAGGCACTATGCAACTCTTTTCTGAGCCGGCCCCAAATAAACTACCTTACTGGGAAAAATGGCAAATGAATCATTTAGTTTGTGATGCATTGCTATGCTGTTTAAACCATCAAGGTACGTGA
- the rsgA gene encoding ribosome small subunit-dependent GTPase A, which produces MTKNRLTHRQIKRQKKIQAERLSRAEEGHSLEQPGLLVAHYGTTLIVENASGQLFQCKLRQNLGTLVTGDNVIWQPIDEHTGIVVACKERHSVITKPYKHTTKPVVANVDRMIVVLALTPIPQATTLDRYLVVAHHLQLPVTIVINKWDLFSSPQHDALAARIEAYAQLGYPFIKVSNKTKVGLDELRAQLNHNTSILVGQSGVGKSSLLTTLLPDAKATIQTLSHNERLGRQTTTATRLYHLPEGGNIIDSPGIHQFKVLHLSKADILESYTEFAPFLGRCQFRNCEHQSEPGCALLTAIKNQQIPAFRLENYHALLADRTEK; this is translated from the coding sequence ATGACAAAAAATAGACTCACTCACCGGCAAATTAAGCGGCAAAAAAAGATCCAAGCTGAACGTCTCTCCCGAGCAGAAGAGGGGCATAGCCTGGAACAACCTGGCCTTTTAGTCGCGCACTACGGAACCACTTTGATTGTGGAAAACGCAAGCGGACAACTTTTTCAATGTAAGCTTCGTCAAAATCTAGGTACGCTGGTAACCGGAGATAATGTTATTTGGCAACCGATCGATGAGCATACTGGCATCGTGGTTGCCTGCAAAGAGCGGCATTCGGTCATTACCAAGCCCTACAAGCACACCACAAAACCGGTTGTTGCCAACGTTGATCGCATGATCGTCGTACTTGCATTAACGCCTATTCCGCAAGCAACCACTCTCGATCGCTATCTTGTTGTTGCCCATCATTTGCAATTACCTGTCACGATTGTGATCAATAAATGGGACTTATTTTCATCCCCCCAACACGATGCACTAGCAGCCAGAATAGAAGCTTATGCGCAGCTTGGTTATCCTTTCATAAAGGTAAGCAACAAAACTAAGGTTGGACTCGATGAATTACGTGCGCAGTTAAATCACAACACTAGCATCTTAGTTGGCCAATCGGGCGTTGGAAAATCTTCTTTACTCACAACGTTGCTCCCGGATGCCAAAGCAACGATTCAAACGCTTTCACACAATGAACGTTTAGGTCGCCAAACCACCACTGCCACCCGCCTTTATCACTTACCAGAAGGTGGAAATATTATTGATTCGCCAGGCATTCACCAATTTAAAGTACTCCATCTTAGCAAAGCCGATATTCTTGAAAGTTACACTGAGTTTGCCCCCTTTTTAGGGAGGTGCCAATTTCGAAATTGTGAGCATCAAAGTGAGCCAGGATGCGCTTTACTCACTGCTATCAAAAACCAGCAGATACCCGCTTTTCGGCTTGAAAATTACCATGCCCTACTGGCTGATCGAACGGAAAAATAA
- the epmA gene encoding EF-P lysine aminoacylase EpmA yields the protein MSIDWQPSASLSRLKERADFLRDIRHFFAKREIMEVDTPLLCFGVATDPGLQAFAVNVSAQKPSFRYLQTSPEYAMKRLVAAGSGPIYYLGKAFRAEEVGRKHNPEFTMLEWYRPAWDHLALIAEVDELMQELLGTLPAQVVTYADLFLHYFNIQPHLAELSQLQAAAIAKQWVAATDLPELDKDGWLDLLMSHGIEPYLGQERPLVVTDYPASQASLAKTRMIEQTVPFQVAERFEFYFKGIELANGYHELCCAKEQAARFEEDLTKRKAFGLAELPIDHYLLAALQEGFPPCAGVALGVDRLLMLKVNEKDIAKVLPFAWAGA from the coding sequence GTGAGTATTGACTGGCAACCAAGCGCGTCACTTTCCAGGTTAAAAGAGCGCGCTGATTTTTTGCGTGATATACGACATTTTTTTGCCAAGCGCGAGATCATGGAAGTCGATACGCCATTGCTTTGTTTTGGCGTAGCGACCGATCCAGGGCTGCAAGCTTTTGCTGTTAATGTCAGTGCTCAAAAGCCTTCATTTCGTTATTTACAAACTTCCCCTGAATACGCCATGAAACGTTTGGTTGCTGCAGGCAGTGGTCCTATTTATTATTTAGGAAAAGCATTTCGGGCAGAAGAAGTCGGGCGCAAGCATAACCCTGAATTTACCATGTTGGAGTGGTATCGTCCTGCTTGGGATCATCTTGCTTTAATTGCAGAAGTCGATGAGTTAATGCAAGAGCTATTGGGAACATTACCTGCGCAAGTGGTTACTTACGCAGATTTATTTCTACATTATTTTAATATTCAACCACACCTTGCTGAACTATCGCAATTACAAGCTGCGGCCATTGCCAAACAATGGGTGGCCGCGACAGACTTGCCGGAATTAGATAAGGATGGTTGGTTAGATCTTTTGATGAGCCATGGTATTGAGCCTTATCTTGGGCAAGAACGCCCCTTAGTGGTAACCGATTATCCTGCATCTCAAGCGAGTTTAGCAAAGACGAGAATGATTGAACAAACCGTGCCTTTTCAAGTGGCCGAACGCTTTGAATTTTATTTTAAAGGGATTGAATTAGCGAATGGTTACCATGAATTATGTTGCGCAAAAGAGCAAGCTGCGCGCTTTGAAGAGGATTTGACCAAAAGAAAGGCCTTTGGTTTGGCAGAGCTTCCTATCGATCATTATTTGTTAGCAGCTTTACAAGAAGGATTTCCTCCCTGCGCAGGGGTTGCATTGGGCGTTGATCGTTTATTGATGTTAAAGGTCAATGAGAAAGACATTGCGAAAGTGTTGCCTTTCGCATGGGCTGGGGCTTGA